The Punica granatum isolate Tunisia-2019 chromosome 4, ASM765513v2, whole genome shotgun sequence genome has a window encoding:
- the LOC116206174 gene encoding beta-glucuronosyltransferase GlcAT14A, translating to MGIKLFTVSFILTSTLIFFLLVPSKLRTPIPRFRPPAVPLNLRGPNSSYPVTFAYLISASRGDLVKLTRLLRALYHPGNFYLVHLELGAPESERAELAKFVSRDPVLGSAGNVWVVGKPNLVTYRGPTMLGTTLHVMAMLLRTCRWDWFINLSASDYPLVTQDDLIHAFSDVPKDVNFIQHTSRLGWKLNNRGKPIIIDPALYSQNKSELWWVIKQRALPTAFKLYTGSAWTILSRSFAEYCVVGWDNLPRTLLLYYTNFVSTPEGYFQTVICNSDDFKNATANHDLHYITWDNPPKQHPRYLGLRDYKRMVQSNRPFARKFRRNDPVLDRIDRDLLKRRRKEFSFGGWCSGGVTDRRTCSNFQGMDYGSLRPGPGARRLRYLLSRLLSPRNFTRRQCK from the exons ATGGGCATCAAACTCTTCACAGTCTCCTTCATCCTCACCTCCaccctcatcttcttcctcctcgtcCCCTCCAAGCTCAGAACTCCAATCCCCAGATTCCGGCCACCCGCCGTCCCCCTCAACCTCCGCGGCCCCAACTCCTCCTACCCGGTCACCTTCGCCTACCTCATCTCCGCCTCCCGGGGCGACCTCGTGAAGCTCACCCGCCTCCTCCGTGCCCTCTACCACCCCGGCAACTTCTACCTCGTCCACCTCGAGCTGGGCGCCCCCGAGTCGGAGCGCGCCGAGCTCGCGAAGTTCGTTTCCCGGGACCCCGTCTTGGGTTCTGCCGGCAACGTCTGGGTCGTCGGGAAGCCTAACCTCGTCACGTACCGCGGGCCCACCATGCTGGGGACGACCCTCCACGTCATGGCCATGCTCCTCCGCACCTGCCGCTGGGACTGGTTCATCAACCTCAGCGCCTCCGATTACCCTCTCGTCACTCAAGATG ATCTGATTCACGCCTTCTCCGATGTGCCAAAAGACGTAAACTTCATACAGCACACGAGCCGTTTGGGTTGGAAACT GAATAATCGGGGGAAGCCCATCATCATAGATCCTGCACTGTACAGCCAAAACAAATCAGAACTGTGGTGGGTGATTAAGCAGCGGGCATTGCCTACTGCCTTCAAGCTCTACACAG GTTCAGCGTGGACGATACTTTCCCGATCCTTCGCAGAGTACTGTGTAGTTGGGTGGGACAACCTCCCGAGAACCCTCCTCCTTTACTACACCAACTTTGTCTCCACGCCGGAAGGCTACTTCCAGACAGTCATCTGCAACTCTGACGATTTCAAGAACGCCACCGCGAACCACGACCTCCATTACATCACCTGGGACAACCCCCCGAAGCAGCATCCTCGGTACCTTGGCCTGAGGGACTACAAGAGAATGGTCCAGAGTAACCGCCCCTTTGCTCGGAAGTTCAGGCGGAACGACCCTGTTCTTGACAGGATCGACCGTGACCTCCTGAAGAGACGACGCAAAGAGTTCAGTTTCGGGGGATGGTGCTCCGGTGGAGTGACGGACCGGAGGACATGCTCCAACTTTCAGGGAATGGACTACGGGAGTCTAAGGCCCGGGCCCGGGGCGAGGCGACTGAGGTACTTACTGTCGAGACTTCTTTCGCCGAGGAATTTCACTAGGAGGCAGTGCAAATGA
- the LOC116203182 gene encoding myosin-17-like — MAARETGALKEAKDKLEKRVEELSWCLQFEKRLRTDLEEKAQEAAKFQDALLALQKQLEEANANIVKEREAAQKAIEEAPPVIKETPVMVEDTLTAEIESLKEPRQDHWDAAMRVLHYLKQSPGQGIFLRSTCLELEAF; from the exons ATG GCTGCAAGGGAGACAGGGGCCCTTAAAGAAGCTAAGGACAAATTAGAGAAGCGTGTCGAAGAACTTTCTTGGTGTTTGCAGTTTGAGAAGAGATTGAGG ACTGATTTGGAAGAGAAGGCACAGGAAGCTGCTAAGTTCCAGGATGCTTTGCTTGCATTGCAGAAGCAATTGGAGGAAGCAAATGCAAACATAGTCAAAGAAAGAGAAGCAGCTCAAAAAGCTATCGAAGAAGCACCTCCAGTCATAAAGGAGACTCCAGTAATGGTGGAAGACACGCTAACGGCAGAAATTGAGAGCTTGAAG GAGCCTCGCCAGGATCATTGGGATGCAGCTATGCGGGTTCTTCACTACTTGAAGCAATCTCCCGGTCAAGGGATTTTTCTACGCTCGACATGCCTCGAACTTGAAGCATTTTGA